The Apium graveolens cultivar Ventura chromosome 6, ASM990537v1, whole genome shotgun sequence genome contains a region encoding:
- the LOC141665446 gene encoding uncharacterized protein LOC141665446, translating to MGVENFLIYAEENSEDRNKIPCPCGRCANFKKFSIKTIRGHIYDNGFCLGYVHWLWHGETASTGPKSSSASCPPEEQAPDPPPEQASDEASEQDQEHVAASETVDVCEAAYNSGQYDNDSYQFRRFVADAEQPLYEGSDCTKLESMLKLHNWKSRFGITDSAFTDLISSVGSLLLKDNVLPCNAYEAKKTLSNLGLEYIKFHSCPNDCVLYRGVHADATKCPKCRLSRWKLTKKGEERVNLPAKVMWYFPIIPRFKRMFKSPSTAELMCWHAQQRTQDGKMRHPADSPSWKNIDYRWPSFGSEPRKLRLALSTDGVNPHNNGLSNRYSCWPVILVTYNLPPWLCMKRKYMMLSILVPGPHEPGNNIDIYLQPMIDDLKKLWKEGEPNVYDAYNKSFFTLKAVFMWTINDFPAYGNLSGCVNKGYKCCPVCGDDTVAKYFTHSRKMCYQGHRRYLPLHHPYRRQKAAFNGQQEFGQPRRTLSGEEVLAEQEQIEFEFGKKMKKAKKVESPWKKKSVFFELEYWKFHHVRHCIDVMHVEKNVCDSLIGTLLNMRHKTKDSAAARRDMMEMGVRSDLAPQVGVKKTYFPPSPFTLSKAEKRLSCHH from the coding sequence ATGGGGGTGGAAAACTTCTTGATATATGCCGAAGAAAATTCTGAAGATCGTAACAAAATTCCTTGCCCTTGTGGACGATGTgccaattttaaaaaattctctaTAAAAACAATCAGGGGCCATATCTATGATAATGGCTTTTGTCTAGGTTATGTGCATTGGCTTTGGCACGGGGAGACTGCTTCTACGGGTCCTAAATCTTCAAGTGCTAGTTGTCCACCTGAAGAGCAAGCTCCAGACCCACCTCCTGAGCAAGCCTCGGATGAAGCGTCAGAGCAAGATCAGGAGCATGTCGCTGCTTCGGAAACTGTTGATGTTTGTGAAGCGGCATATAACTCGGGTCAATATGATAATGATTCATATCAGTTTAGGAGGTTCGTAGCCGATGCTGAGCAACCTCTATATGAGGGTAGTGACTGTACTAAGTTAGAGTCGATGTTGAAGTTGCATAACTGGAAATCTAGGTTTGGTATTACCGATAGTGCCTTCACTGACCTCATTTCTTCTGTTGGGTCTCTACTTCTCAAAGATAATGTGTTACCTTGTAATGCATATGAAGCAAAAAAAACCCTCTCCAATTTAGGTCTAGAGTATATAAAGTTCCATTCATGTCCGAATGACTGTGTACTCTACAGGGGTGTACATGCTGATGCAACCAAGTGTCCTAAGTGTCGACTTTCTCGGTGGAAGTTGACAAAGAAAGGTGAAGAGAGGGTTAATCTTCCAGCCAAAGTCATGTGGTATTTTCCAATAATTCCTAGATTTAAACGTATGTTTAAATCTCCTTCCACCGCTGAACTAATGTGTTGGCATGCGCAACAGCGGACACAAGATGGTAAAATGCGACATCCAGCCGACTCTCCATCTTGGAAAAATATAGATTATAGGTGGCCATCCTTTGGTAGTGAACCGAGAAAACTTCGCTTGGCTTTATCGACGGATGGTGTAAACCCGCACAATAATGGCCTATCTAATAGATATAGTTGCTGGCCAGTCATATTGGTGACTTACAATCTTCCTCCCTGGTTATGTATGAAAAGAAAATATATGATGTTGTCGATATTGGTCCCTGGCCCGCATGAGCCTGGTAATAACATCGACATCTACTTACAACCGATGATTGATGATTTAAAAAAGCTTTGGAAGGAAGGGGAACCAAATGTGTATGACGCGtataacaaatcatttttcactttaaaagcaGTTTTTATGTGGACGATAAATGACTTCCCTGCTTACGGAAATTTATCTGGCTGCGTTAATAAGGGTTATAAGTGTTGTCCAGTTTGTGGAGATGACACCGTAGCTAAATATTTCACTCATAGTAGGAAAATGTGCTACCAAGGGCATCGTCGATATTTGCCTCTACATCATCCTTATAGAAGGCAGAAGGCTGCTTTTAATGGACAACAAGAGTTTGGGCAGCCGCGTCGAACCCTATCCGGAGAAGAAGTGTTAGCAGAGCAAGAACAAATCGAATTTGAATTtgggaagaaaatgaagaaggcaaaGAAGGTTGAAAGTCCATGGAAGAAAAAGTCAGTATTTTTCGAGTTAGAATACTGGAAATTTCACCATGTTAGGCACTGTATTGATGTCATGCATGTCGAGAAGAATGTATGTGATAGTCTGATTGGCACATTACTAAATATGCGCCATAAGACAAAGGATAGTGCGGCAGCCCGTCGTGATATGATGGAAATGGGCGTTAGATCTGATTTGGCTCCCCAAGTAGGAGTAAAGAAAACCTATTTTCCTCCTTCTCCCTTTACTTTGTCAAAGGCAGAAAAAAGACTTTCTTGTCATCATTAA